Proteins encoded in a region of the Amia ocellicauda isolate fAmiCal2 chromosome 19, fAmiCal2.hap1, whole genome shotgun sequence genome:
- the rwdd3 gene encoding RWD domain-containing protein 3, which yields MSETALEEMAVLSAIYCEKDEFELLEQSDAKGLVFQIQLVVETHLLKLVFQLPPEYPSCSPDISVSSEQLTRKQCSDIRLSLLNRASILISQPMVHELLLWLQQNCTIATSEQSVRYCSPGGTCEQRCKEETWTALLLIDHMRARNKYQKTIEKWTLELGLTGRLFMGKLILILLQGAKETIKEYLLLQKTVKVDVDSTGKKCKERMMRVLCETPLPLGCKQLPAFEVKDYSSLEELRSEFELVGLFELYHEFVHTLL from the exons ATGTCCGAAACTGCATTGGAAGAAATGGCAGTGTTATCCGCAATATACTGCGAAAAAGATGAATTTGAGTTGCTGGAGCAGTCGG ATGCAAAGGGACTTGTATTCCAGATCCAGCTTGTAGTGGAGACACACTTGCTGAAGCTGGTCTTCCAGTTACCCCCCGAATATCCATCCTGCTCTCCTGATATCTCCGTTAGCTCTGAGCAGCTCACCAGAAAACAGTGCTCAGATATAAGGCTGAGTTTACTTAATAGAGCCTCAATTCTTATATCGCAGCCCATGGTTCACGAACTGTTACTCTGGCTGCAGCAGAATTGTACAATCGCCACTAGTGAGCAATCGGTGAGATACTGCAGCCCTGGAGGGACCTGTGAGCAGAGATGCAAAGAGGAGACCTGGACAGCTCTGTTACTGATTGATCACATGAGAGCGAGAAATAAATATcaaaaaacaattgaaaaatgGACTTTGGAATTAGGTCTCACTGGCAGACTCTTCATGGGGAAGTTGATATTGATTCTTCTGCAGGGAGCAAAGGAAACCATTAAG GAGTACCTTCTTCTGCAGAAGACTGTAAAAGTGGATGTTGATTCAACTGGAAAGAAATGTAAAGAGAGAATGATGCGTGTCCTTTGTGAAACCCCCCTGCCCCTGGGATGCAAACA GCTTCCAGCATTTGAAGTCAAAGATTATTCATCTCTGGAGGAACTGAGAAGCGAATTTGAATTAGTTGGACTATTCGAGCTGTACCACGAGTTTGTGCACACGCTGCTTTAG
- the hccsb gene encoding holocytochrome c-type synthase — MGATTSSPTSTVQAAAAQTPQPAGPPPPGCPMHQENKHGVHTVMDKEASPPPGCPMHQAASPAEPTGSSPGPAHQERAYDFVECPMRASAGGNKTPDDIDPTNMMPPPNQIPAPDQPFPLSVTREESKIPRAGTDKNWVYPSEQMFWNAMLKKGWRWKDDDLAPDDMTNIIRIHNQNNEQAWYEILKWEALHAKECPCGPALVRFGGKAKEFSPRARIRSMMGYELPFDRHDWIINRCGKEVRYVIDYYDGGEVNKENYQFTILDVRPAFDSLGAVWDRMKVTWWRWSS, encoded by the exons ATGGGTGCCACTACCTCCAGTCCCACCTCTACAGTCCAGGCAGCAGCTGCACAGACGCCTCAGCCTGCCGGTCCCCCTCCACCGGGGTGCCCAATGCACCAGGAAAACAAGCATGGTGTGCATACTGTAATGGACAAAGAAG CCTCCCCTCCACCTGGATGTCCCATGCACCAGGCCGCTTCCCCCGCAGAGCCAACCGGCAGCTCTCCTGGCCCGGCCCACCAGGAACGGGCTTATGACTTTGTGGAGTGCCCAATGAGGGCCTCAGCTGGAGGAAACAAAACACCAGATGACATTGACCCCACAAACATG ATGCCTCCTCCAAATCAGATTCCTGCTCCTGACCAGCCCTTCCCTCTGTCTGTGACCAGAGAGGAGTCCAAGATCCCCAGAGCCGGCACAGATAAGAACTGGGTTTATCCTTCTGAGCAGATGTTTTGGAATGCAATGCTGAAAAAGGG GTGGCGCTGGAAGGATGACGACCTCGCTCCTGACGATATGACAAACATCATCAGAATTCACAACCAAAATAACGAGCAGGCGTGGTACGAAATCTTAAAATGGGAAGCTCTTCATGCAAA GGAATGTCCCTGTGGCCCTGCTCTTGTCCGGTTTGGGGGGAAAGCCAAGGAATTCTCGCCAAGAGCCAGGATACGCTCCATGATGGG ATACGAGCTGCCTTTCGACAGACACGATTGGATTATTAACCGCTGTGGAAAGGAAGTGAGATATGTAATTGATTACTACGACGGAGGAGAAGTTAACAAGGAAAATTACCAATTCACAATCCTCGACGTTCGCCCAGCCTTCGACTCCCTGGGCGCCGTGTGGGATCGGATGAAAGTGACTTGGTGGCGCTGGTCATCCTAG